The Kogia breviceps isolate mKogBre1 chromosome 16, mKogBre1 haplotype 1, whole genome shotgun sequence genome window below encodes:
- the MLNR gene encoding LOW QUALITY PROTEIN: motilin receptor (The sequence of the model RefSeq protein was modified relative to this genomic sequence to represent the inferred CDS: inserted 1 base in 1 codon; substituted 3 bases at 3 genomic stop codons) yields the protein MSGDGAGQMTNKEYCGTFPNRQDAAASRGPSEGPPLNPTYKRAHAPLGPVTNLAGVQESLPASGRGSSAAAASRVQLAGREAPGAPGPARGRGAAVGSAENRSDGSEGAXEPPWAELLPCDERRCSPLPFPLGALVPVTAVCLGLFAVGVSGNVMTVLLIGRYRDVRTTTNLYLGSMAVSDLLILLGLPFDLYRLWRSRPXVFGTLLCRLSLYVGEGCTYATLLHMTALSLERYLAICRPLPARVLVTRRRVRALVAALWAVALLSAGPFFFLVGVEQDPGSYAVQDLNGTAQLTPAPRASPPPSLVGSSRAPPLPQPSGPEAAAALAALFRRESRASPAQRGALHVMLWVTTAYFFLPFLCLGVLYGLIGRELWRSRGPLRGPATSAREKGHQQTVCVLLVVVLAFIVCWLSFHVGRIIYINTNDSRMMYFSQYFNIVALQQCXXKQCFYLSASIIPILYYLISKKYSAAAWKLLLARRSRQRGFCRSRKPEGDPEGDTAGCTETSANVQTLATSMAKHSASSHSSGT from the exons ATGTCGGGAGATGGAGCGGGGCAGATGACAAACAAAGAG TATTGCGGCACCTTCCCGAACCGCCAAGACGCAGCCGCCAGCCGAGGTCCCTCAGAAGGTCCCCCTCTGAACCCAACATACAAAAGAGCCCACGCTCCGCTGGGTCCAGTAACCAACCTCGCTGGGGTTCAGGAATCGCTTCCCGCGTCTGGGCGGGGCTCGTCCGCGGCGGCCGCCTCCCGCGTTCAGTTGGCGGGGAGGGAAGCGCCTGGA GCTCCTGGCCCGGCCcgggggcgcggcgcggccgTGGGCAGCGCCGAGAACCGCAGCGACGGCTCGGAAGGCG GGGAGCCGCCGTGGGCCGAGCTGCTGCCTTGCGACGAGCGCCGTTGCTCGCCCTTGCCCTTCCCCCTGGGGGCGCTGGTGCCGGTGACCGCCGTGTGCCTGGGCCTGTTCGCCGTCGGGGTGAGCGGCAACGTGATGACGGTGCTGCTTATCGGGCGCTACCGGGACGTGCGGACCACCACCAACTTGTACCTGGGCAGCATGGCCGTGTCCGACCTGCTCATCCTGCTCGGGCTCCCCTTCGACCTGTACCGCCTCTGGCGCTCCCGGCCCTGAGTGTTCGGGACGCTGCTCTGCCGCCTCTCTCTCTACGTGGGCGAGGGCTGCACATACGCCACGCTGCTGCACATGACGGCGCTCAGCCTCGAGCGCTACCTCGCCATCTGTCGCCCGCTCCCGGCCCGCGTCCTCGTCACCCGCCGCCGCGTCCGCGCGCTCGTCGCCGCGCTCTGGGCCGTGGCGCTGCTCTCCGCCGGGCCCTTCTTCTTTCTGGTGGGCGTCGAGCAGGACCCCGGCAGCTACGCGGTCCAGGACCTTAACGGCACCGCGCAGCTCACCCCCGCGCCCCGCGCCTCGCCGCCGCCCTCACTCGTCGGGTCCTCGCGGGCGCCACCGCTGCCCCAGCCGTCGGGGCccgaggcggcggcggcgttGGCGGCGCTGTTCAGACGGGAGTCCCGGGCGAGCCCGGCGCAGCGGGGCGCGCTGCACGTCATGCTGTGGGTCACCACCGCCTACTTCTTCCTGCCCTTCCTGTGCCTCGGCGTCCTCTACGGGCTCATCGGGCGGGAGCTGTGGAGGAGCCGCGGGCCGCTGCGAGGCCCGGCCACCTCCGCTCGGGAGAAGGGACACCAGCAGACGGTCTGCGTCCTGC TGGTGGTAGTTCTGGCGTTTATAGTTTGCTGGCTGTCTTTCCACGTTGGCAGAATCATTTACATAAATACCAACGATTCCCGGATGATGTACTTCTCTCAGTACTTCAACATTGTTGCCTTGCAACAATGTTGATAGAAACAATGTTTCTATCTGAGCGCATCCATCATCCCCATCCTCTACTACCTCATTTCAAAGAAGTATAGCGCAGCGGCCTGGAAACTGCTGCTAGCCAGGCGGTCCAGACAGAGAGGTTTCTGCAGAAGCAGGAAGCCTGAAGGGGACCCTGAAGGAGACACGGCTGGCTGCACCGAGACCAGCGCTAATGTACAGACACTGGCAACCAGTATGGCCAAACACAGCGCCTCATCCCACAGCTCTGGGACTTAA